A genomic window from Streptomyces sp. NBC_01429 includes:
- the fahA gene encoding fumarylacetoacetase: MPEQSPLEPAEGDPFGPHNLPYGVFSTPAEPDRRRLGVRIGDHVLDAGAAAHALGSPYAALLDRPSLDPLMAAGRTAWRDVRRALTAWVTVPAHRPAIEPLLHPLGAVTLHLPYEVADYVDFYASEHHATNVGRIFRPDGAALTPNWKHLPIGYHGRAGTVVVSGTEVRRPSGQRKAPADPAPVFGPSVKLDIEAEVGFVVGTPSRQGDAVELTSFRDHVFGLSLLNDWSARDIQAWEYVPLGPFLGKSFATSVSAWVTPLEALDSARVAPPARAEALLPYLDDADDEEPGGFDLRISVALNGEVISEPPFSTMYWTAAQQLAHMTVNGASLRTGDLFASGTVSGAGREQRGSLLELTWNGTEPLELPDGKRTFLEDGDEVTLTAWAPGPDGTRVGLGEVTGRIASA; the protein is encoded by the coding sequence ATGCCCGAGCAGAGCCCGCTCGAACCGGCCGAGGGCGACCCCTTCGGCCCGCACAACCTGCCGTACGGAGTCTTCTCCACACCCGCCGAGCCCGACCGCCGCCGGCTCGGGGTCCGCATCGGCGACCACGTACTGGACGCGGGAGCGGCGGCACACGCCCTGGGCTCCCCCTACGCGGCGCTGCTCGACCGGCCGAGCCTCGACCCCCTGATGGCCGCGGGGCGTACGGCCTGGCGCGATGTGCGCCGCGCCCTCACCGCGTGGGTCACGGTGCCCGCGCACCGGCCCGCCATAGAACCGCTCCTCCATCCGCTCGGCGCGGTCACCCTGCATCTGCCGTACGAGGTCGCGGATTACGTCGACTTCTACGCGAGCGAGCACCACGCCACCAACGTGGGCCGGATCTTCCGCCCCGACGGCGCGGCGCTGACCCCCAACTGGAAGCATCTGCCGATCGGTTACCACGGCCGGGCCGGTACGGTCGTGGTCTCCGGTACGGAGGTGCGGCGCCCGTCCGGGCAGCGCAAGGCGCCCGCCGACCCGGCGCCCGTCTTCGGGCCCTCCGTGAAGCTGGACATCGAGGCGGAGGTCGGCTTCGTCGTCGGCACCCCGTCCCGGCAGGGCGACGCGGTGGAGCTGACCTCGTTCCGCGACCACGTCTTCGGTCTCTCGCTGCTCAACGACTGGTCGGCGCGCGACATCCAGGCGTGGGAGTACGTGCCGCTCGGCCCGTTCCTGGGCAAGTCCTTCGCCACGTCCGTCTCCGCGTGGGTGACCCCGCTGGAGGCGCTGGACTCGGCCCGGGTGGCTCCCCCGGCCCGCGCCGAGGCGCTGCTGCCCTATCTGGACGACGCGGACGACGAGGAGCCGGGCGGCTTCGATCTGCGGATCTCCGTGGCGCTGAACGGCGAGGTGATCTCCGAGCCGCCCTTCTCCACGATGTACTGGACGGCGGCCCAGCAGCTGGCCCATATGACGGTGAACGGCGCCTCGCTCCGTACGGGCGACCTCTTCGCCTCCGGCACGGTCAGCGGCGCCGGACGCGAGCAGCGCGGCTCGCTGCTGGAGCTGACCTGGAACGGCACCGAGCCCCTCGAACTCCCCGACGGCAAGCGGACCTTCCTGGAGGACGGCGACGAGGTGACGCTGACGGCCTGGGCCCCGGGACCGGACGGCACACGGGTCGGCCTGGGCGAGGTGACGGGCCGGATCGCGTCCGCGTGA
- a CDS encoding CocE/NonD family hydrolase, translated as MSPAIRTDFPYGTTHEDVRVPLSDGTRLYARIWRPVTDEPVPVLLEYLPYRLSDWTAPRDWQRHPWYAGHGYASVRVDVRGHGNSEGLPGDEYDATELADGVEVINWLAAQPWSSGKVGMFGISWGGFNSLQLAALAPEPLKAIVTVCSTDDRYDNDVHYMGGSVLAVDMHAWAATMLAFVSRPPDPLYAGDGWRAMWLERLEAVDPFLHTWLDHQTRDAYWRHGSVCEDYGAIKAAVLAVGGWHDPYRDTVLRLVERLEPGRVRGLIGPWSHQYPDRGLPPGPSIGFLQETLRWWDHHLKGAETGIMEEPLLRSWISASHPPATVYPELPGRWVGDTAWPSPHVTVVPYAFRGEPVVVDSPQHTGLDAGRFFPFGNDADLPPDQRDEDAKSACFDFQVEGERIEILGRPRIRLRLRLDVPAGQAVARLCDVAPDGSSTLVTRGVLNLSARNGRDRAEPWPPGATEDVTFELNGIGHTFPPGHRVRLAVSSAYWPWIWPRAESAGFTLDPAGSALELPVRAPVAEPRPLTFEPAEQSEPLGVVFPATLDEERPERLVVRDVAKGTWRLEVDPRYGGSRVYPDGLEFTEDALETYTIQENDPLSAHTRSDWTIRLHRPELGWDTRVRTRSEISCDAESFLTTNEVICHDGDEVVFHRTWEKRIPRTAG; from the coding sequence ATGTCCCCCGCCATCCGCACCGACTTCCCGTACGGGACGACCCACGAGGACGTCCGCGTCCCGCTCTCCGACGGCACCCGCCTCTACGCCAGGATCTGGCGCCCGGTCACCGACGAGCCCGTCCCCGTCCTGCTCGAATACCTGCCCTACCGGCTGAGCGACTGGACGGCGCCGCGCGACTGGCAGCGCCACCCCTGGTACGCGGGCCACGGCTACGCCTCCGTACGGGTCGACGTACGCGGGCACGGCAACAGCGAGGGGCTGCCGGGCGACGAGTACGACGCGACCGAGCTGGCCGACGGCGTCGAAGTGATCAACTGGCTCGCCGCGCAGCCCTGGTCCAGCGGCAAGGTGGGCATGTTCGGCATCTCCTGGGGCGGCTTCAACTCGCTCCAGCTCGCCGCCCTCGCGCCCGAACCGCTGAAGGCGATCGTCACCGTCTGCTCCACCGACGACCGTTACGACAACGACGTCCACTACATGGGCGGCTCGGTCCTCGCCGTCGACATGCACGCCTGGGCGGCCACCATGCTGGCCTTCGTCTCCCGGCCGCCGGACCCGCTGTACGCCGGGGACGGCTGGCGCGCGATGTGGCTGGAGCGCCTCGAAGCCGTCGATCCGTTCCTCCACACCTGGCTGGACCACCAGACCAGGGACGCCTACTGGCGACACGGCAGCGTCTGCGAGGACTACGGCGCGATCAAGGCGGCCGTCCTGGCCGTCGGCGGCTGGCACGACCCGTACCGCGACACCGTGCTGCGGCTGGTAGAGCGGCTGGAACCGGGCCGGGTACGCGGGCTGATCGGGCCGTGGTCGCACCAGTACCCGGACCGGGGGCTGCCGCCGGGGCCCTCGATCGGCTTCCTCCAGGAGACGCTGCGCTGGTGGGACCACCACCTCAAGGGCGCGGAGACGGGGATCATGGAGGAGCCGCTGCTGCGCTCCTGGATCAGCGCCTCGCACCCGCCCGCGACCGTCTACCCGGAGCTGCCGGGCCGCTGGGTCGGCGACACCGCGTGGCCCTCGCCGCATGTCACGGTCGTGCCGTACGCCTTCCGTGGCGAGCCGGTCGTCGTCGACTCGCCGCAGCACACGGGGCTGGACGCGGGCCGCTTCTTCCCGTTCGGCAATGACGCGGACCTGCCGCCGGACCAGCGGGACGAGGACGCCAAGTCGGCGTGTTTCGACTTCCAGGTCGAGGGCGAGCGGATCGAGATCCTCGGCCGCCCCCGGATCAGGCTGCGGCTGCGGCTGGACGTCCCGGCGGGGCAGGCCGTCGCCCGGCTGTGCGACGTCGCGCCGGACGGCTCGTCCACCCTGGTCACGCGCGGCGTGCTGAACCTCTCGGCGCGGAACGGCCGGGACCGGGCCGAGCCGTGGCCGCCGGGCGCGACCGAGGACGTCACCTTCGAGCTGAACGGCATCGGGCACACCTTCCCGCCCGGCCACCGCGTCCGGCTCGCCGTCTCGTCCGCGTACTGGCCGTGGATCTGGCCGCGCGCGGAGTCGGCGGGCTTCACCCTCGACCCGGCGGGCAGCGCGCTCGAACTGCCCGTACGGGCACCGGTGGCGGAGCCGCGCCCCCTCACGTTCGAGCCCGCGGAGCAGTCCGAGCCGCTGGGCGTGGTCTTCCCGGCGACGCTGGACGAGGAGCGGCCCGAGCGGCTGGTGGTCCGCGATGTCGCCAAGGGCACCTGGCGGCTGGAGGTCGACCCGCGCTACGGCGGCTCCCGCGTCTACCCGGACGGTCTCGAATTCACCGAGGACGCGCTGGAGACGTACACGATCCAGGAGAACGACCCGCTGTCGGCGCACACCCGGTCGGACTGGACGATCCGGCTGCACCGGCCCGAACTGGGCTGGGACACCCGGGTGCGGACCCGCTCCGAGATCAGCTGCGACGCGGAGTCCTTCCTCACCACCAACGAGGTGATCTGCCACGACGGCGACGAGGTGGTCTTCCACCGGACCTGGGAGAAGCGGATTCCGCGCACGGCGGGCTGA
- a CDS encoding peptide MFS transporter has product MSGTTIDPPAGEDTPPPRDDRAFLGHPRGLLTLSGLEVWERFSFLGMQAILVLFFVATVKDGGLGMEPGTAASISAAYGTLVYLLSVAGGWLADRILGSYRAVLWGGVLIALGHYAMAVPADAMTWAGLGLISAGTGLLKPNVSAMVGKLYRTEDERRDAGFALYYMAINIGAFLGPLVTGWLGDHASWHWAFSAAAAGMTLGLIQYVAGRRHLAGRKHAAEFALAPEPMRRAVRLMTAGAAVVAVVAVALSLAGWLTIARFADVLTVIAVIAPVVYFAVMFRSPRVTAEERGRLRPYVVLFLASVFFNFILFQAYSTMILLASTNADTSILGFTFPAGWYASALGAFEVALAPVVAAVWVRMGRNQPHASNKIAIGVILGGLSFLLMVLPTSGHGGTDYRMAAWWIVGSYLLLGLGDILVETSGLSASTKLAPRAFASQTLALWFLSLALANGIQAQTVKLYGHVSQPAYFGVNGAIAVVAGLAVIAAAPWMRRTMHPVH; this is encoded by the coding sequence TTGTCCGGAACCACAATCGATCCCCCAGCCGGCGAGGACACCCCGCCCCCTCGCGACGACCGCGCCTTCCTCGGCCACCCCCGCGGGCTGCTCACCCTCTCGGGCCTGGAGGTCTGGGAGCGCTTCTCGTTCCTCGGGATGCAGGCGATCCTCGTCCTGTTCTTCGTGGCCACCGTCAAGGACGGCGGCCTCGGGATGGAGCCCGGCACCGCCGCCTCCATCTCCGCCGCGTACGGAACGCTCGTCTATCTGCTCTCGGTGGCCGGCGGCTGGCTCGCCGACCGCATCCTCGGCTCGTACCGCGCGGTGCTCTGGGGCGGTGTCCTCATCGCGCTCGGGCACTACGCCATGGCCGTCCCCGCCGACGCCATGACCTGGGCGGGCCTCGGGCTGATCAGCGCCGGTACGGGCCTGCTCAAGCCGAACGTCTCCGCCATGGTCGGCAAGCTCTACCGTACGGAGGACGAGCGCAGGGACGCCGGTTTCGCCCTCTACTACATGGCCATCAACATCGGCGCCTTCCTGGGCCCGCTGGTCACCGGCTGGCTCGGCGACCACGCGAGCTGGCACTGGGCGTTCTCCGCCGCCGCCGCGGGAATGACGCTCGGGCTGATCCAGTACGTGGCGGGCCGCCGTCACCTGGCCGGGCGCAAACACGCCGCCGAGTTCGCCCTCGCGCCGGAGCCGATGCGCCGGGCCGTACGGCTGATGACCGCGGGCGCGGCCGTGGTCGCCGTGGTGGCGGTGGCGCTCTCGCTGGCCGGGTGGCTCACGATCGCCCGCTTCGCCGACGTGCTCACCGTGATCGCGGTGATCGCGCCGGTCGTCTACTTCGCGGTGATGTTCAGAAGCCCCCGGGTGACCGCGGAGGAGCGCGGCAGGCTGCGCCCGTACGTGGTGCTGTTCCTGGCGTCCGTCTTCTTCAACTTCATCCTCTTCCAGGCGTACTCGACGATGATCCTGCTGGCCTCCACCAACGCCGACACCTCGATCCTGGGCTTCACCTTCCCGGCCGGCTGGTACGCGTCCGCCCTCGGCGCCTTCGAGGTGGCGCTCGCGCCCGTCGTCGCGGCGGTCTGGGTGCGGATGGGCCGGAACCAGCCGCACGCCTCGAACAAGATCGCGATCGGGGTGATCCTCGGCGGGCTGTCGTTCCTGCTCATGGTCCTGCCCACCTCCGGACACGGCGGGACCGACTACCGGATGGCCGCCTGGTGGATCGTCGGCTCGTACCTGCTGCTGGGGCTCGGCGACATCCTGGTGGAGACCTCCGGCCTCTCCGCCTCCACCAAGCTCGCCCCGAGGGCCTTCGCCAGCCAGACCCTGGCGCTGTGGTTCCTCTCGCTGGCGCTCGCCAACGGCATCCAGGCCCAGACCGTGAAGCTGTACGGCCATGTCTCGCAGCCCGCGTACTTCGGCGTCAACGGCGCCATCGCCGTGGTGGCCGGCCTGGCCGTGATCGCCGCCGCGCCCTGGATGCGCCGCACCATGCACCCCGTCCACTGA
- a CDS encoding polyprenyl synthetase family protein has product MTVVGPFGLSVRDQALEADVQTGLAAVEAGLLDATKSDVPFITEAAQHLLRAGGKRFRPLLVMLASQFGDPYAPGVVPAAVVVELTHLATLYHDDVMDEADVRRGVGSANSRWGNSVAVLTGDFLFARASHILADLGPDAVRVQAEAFERLVTGQILETAGPRDGRDPVEHYLDVLSGKTGSLMAVSGRFGAMASGADESVVDILTQYGERLGVAFQLADDVLDIASDSHESGKTPGTDLREGIPTLPVLLLRAQAEAHGRPEDLELVALLDGDLADDARLAEALDRLRAHPALEQARRDTVRYAEAARATLTPLPEGYAKSALVELCDAVVHRAG; this is encoded by the coding sequence GTGACCGTCGTCGGGCCGTTCGGGCTGAGCGTGCGGGACCAGGCTCTTGAGGCCGATGTCCAGACCGGATTGGCGGCCGTCGAGGCGGGGCTGCTCGATGCCACCAAGAGCGATGTGCCGTTCATTACGGAGGCCGCCCAGCATCTGCTGCGGGCGGGGGGCAAGCGGTTCCGCCCCTTGCTGGTCATGCTCGCGTCACAATTCGGGGATCCGTACGCGCCCGGTGTCGTCCCGGCGGCCGTGGTCGTCGAGCTGACGCACCTCGCGACGCTCTACCACGACGACGTGATGGACGAGGCGGACGTCCGCAGGGGCGTCGGCAGCGCCAACTCCCGCTGGGGCAACTCGGTCGCCGTCCTCACCGGCGACTTCCTCTTCGCCCGCGCCTCGCACATCCTCGCCGACCTCGGCCCCGACGCCGTCCGGGTCCAGGCGGAGGCGTTCGAGCGGCTGGTGACGGGGCAGATCCTGGAGACGGCGGGCCCGCGCGACGGCCGCGACCCCGTCGAGCACTACCTGGACGTGCTCAGCGGCAAGACCGGTTCGCTGATGGCCGTCTCGGGCCGGTTCGGCGCGATGGCGTCGGGCGCGGACGAGTCGGTCGTGGACATCCTCACCCAGTACGGGGAGCGGCTCGGCGTCGCCTTCCAGCTCGCCGACGACGTCCTCGACATCGCCAGCGACTCGCACGAGTCCGGCAAGACCCCCGGCACCGATCTGCGCGAGGGCATCCCGACGCTGCCGGTGCTGCTGCTGCGCGCCCAGGCGGAGGCGCACGGCCGCCCCGAGGACCTGGAACTCGTCGCGCTGCTGGACGGAGACCTCGCGGACGACGCCCGGCTCGCCGAGGCCCTGGACCGGCTGCGCGCCCATCCGGCGCTGGAGCAGGCGCGACGCGACACCGTGCGGTACGCGGAGGCGGCACGGGCGACCCTGACGCCGCTGCCCGAGGGGTACGCGAAGTCCGCGCTGGTGGAGCTGTGCGACGCGGTGGTCCACCGCGCGGGCTGA
- a CDS encoding LolA family protein produces the protein MAPNDNARITEDDREPGAFRRKATRYALPVAVAGVAAATIGLVPALAAGGSGPELADISARQLIEKIAASDTQQLSGSVKITTDLGLPALSGLDSMAGALGDAGSGSGGDGSTADPASKLLELASGSHTLRVAADGPDKQRVSIVEDAAEYSLIRNGDEVWAYDSGSNQAYHAQAPQSDEQGKGSGAKGSKGAEELDVTPSELAAQVLKAADDTTSVTVDGTARVAGHDAYRLLIKPKQTGSTVGSVTIAVDAKTGTPLKFTLASSGGGKAIVDVGFTKVDFAKPDASTFDFTPPKGTKVTRADEDEAAHDKSAKNEGHAGGLLGELSGVGDSGEVKTIGKGWSTVYELTAPDGADAPAGKGAEAARSGAPKAEDLTGEAQGLMDALGSKVTGKFGSGTVVQTRLVNALMTDDGKVYVGAVTKDALVKAANQAN, from the coding sequence ATGGCACCGAACGACAACGCGCGAATCACCGAGGACGACAGGGAGCCGGGCGCGTTCCGCCGCAAGGCGACGCGTTACGCGCTCCCCGTCGCGGTGGCGGGGGTGGCCGCGGCGACCATCGGGCTCGTACCGGCACTCGCCGCCGGCGGCAGCGGTCCCGAGCTGGCGGACATCAGCGCGCGGCAGCTCATCGAGAAGATCGCCGCGTCGGACACCCAGCAGCTCTCGGGTTCCGTGAAGATCACCACGGATCTGGGGCTGCCGGCGCTGAGCGGTCTCGACAGCATGGCCGGCGCGCTCGGCGACGCGGGCTCCGGCTCCGGCGGTGACGGATCCACCGCCGACCCGGCGTCCAAGCTGCTGGAGCTGGCCTCCGGCTCCCACACCCTGCGGGTCGCGGCCGACGGCCCCGACAAGCAGCGGGTCTCCATCGTGGAGGACGCCGCCGAGTACAGCCTCATCCGCAACGGCGACGAGGTGTGGGCGTATGACAGCGGCTCCAACCAGGCGTACCACGCGCAGGCCCCGCAGAGCGACGAGCAGGGCAAGGGTTCGGGCGCCAAGGGCTCCAAGGGGGCCGAGGAGCTGGACGTGACGCCCTCGGAGCTCGCCGCGCAGGTGCTGAAGGCGGCGGACGACACGACCTCCGTGACGGTCGACGGGACGGCACGGGTCGCCGGGCACGACGCGTACCGGCTGCTCATCAAGCCCAAGCAGACCGGTTCGACGGTCGGCTCGGTCACGATCGCGGTCGACGCGAAGACCGGCACCCCGCTCAAGTTCACGCTCGCCTCCAGCGGCGGCGGCAAGGCCATCGTCGATGTCGGCTTCACCAAGGTCGACTTCGCCAAGCCGGACGCCTCCACCTTCGACTTCACCCCGCCCAAGGGCACGAAGGTGACGCGGGCGGACGAGGACGAGGCGGCGCACGACAAGAGCGCGAAGAACGAGGGTCACGCCGGCGGGCTGCTGGGCGAGCTGAGCGGAGTCGGTGACTCCGGCGAGGTGAAGACGATCGGCAAGGGCTGGAGCACGGTCTACGAGCTGACGGCCCCGGACGGCGCGGACGCGCCGGCGGGCAAGGGCGCCGAGGCCGCCCGCTCCGGCGCGCCGAAGGCGGAGGACCTGACCGGCGAGGCACAGGGCCTGATGGACGCTCTGGGCTCCAAGGTCACCGGGAAGTTCGGCTCGGGCACGGTCGTCCAGACCCGCCTCGTCAACGCCCTGATGACGGACGACGGAAAGGTCTACGTCGGCGCGGTCACCAAGGACGCGCTGGTCAAGGCCGCGAACCAGGCGAACTGA